A part of Chanos chanos chromosome 9, fChaCha1.1, whole genome shotgun sequence genomic DNA contains:
- the trim35-28 gene encoding tripartite motif containing 35-28, translated as MSEPMDEDVPERPSLLETDLTCPVCKELFRDPVLLSCSHSFCKECLEASWKARVKKECPVCRKCCDGEQPIPNRALKNTAENYQKEKGWRVPCGPELVCGLHMRDLQMFCQKDEEPVCVECVTLHRGHDLYSLDQGVPICKGELNIKIKILTDKLDSFKRMKRRYTETIAFIQSQSEEAEQKIKMEFERLREILAKQEASRIHDLKREEEQKKQMMKEKIDNLTRDIASLAELIQSVRRDMGAEDLVFLKNFRSLKQKAQWTAEDPHKVSGALIDMGKHVGCLGYKIWEKMQNEIQYFPVILDPNTVSPWLAMSPDYSSVRDSPERLSVPDNPERFDPCVFVMGSEGFSTGRHRWDVFVGDNPKWILGVCKESIIRKRKFTVTTTGGVWTIGLSKGVYSALTTPRTTLTVERRPEKIRVKLNMDKGEVSFWDADLAKHLCTFTDKFPGKLYPLFGPGLHTTPMAIQPANLSIHKQ; from the exons ATGTCGGAGCCCATGGATGAAGATGTTCCAGAAAGACCCTCTCTTCTCGAGACAGACTTGACTTGTCCAGTGTGTAAGGAGCTGTTCCGAGATCCAGTGCTTCTTTCGTGCTCTCACAGTTTCTGTAAAGAGTGTCTGGAAGCCAGCTGGAAAGCGCGAGTGAAGAAGGAGTGTCCGGTATGCAGAAAATGTTGCGACGGAGAGCAACCGATTCCCAACCGGGCCCTAAAAAACACGGCCGAAAACTAccagaaagagaaaggctgGAGGGTACCGTGCGGACCAGAGCTTGTCTGCGGGCTGCACATGAGGGATTTGCAAATGTTTTGCCAGAAAGACGAGGAGCcggtgtgtgtggagtgtgtaacTCTTCACAGAGGCCACGATCTTTACTCCCTCGATCAAGGGGTTCCTATCTGTAAG GGCGAGCtaaacataaaaattaaaatactgaCGGACAAATTGGACTCcttcaaaagaatgaaaaggcGATATACCGAAACAATAGCGTTTATCCAG AGCCAGAGCGAGGAAGCCGAGCAGAAAATCAAGATGGAGTTCGAGCGACTTCGCGAGATCCTCGCTAAGCAAGAAGCTTCTAGAATCCATGActtaaagagagaagaagagcagaagaaacagatgatgaaggagaaaatcGACAACCTCACTCGTGACATCGCCTCCCTCGCCGAGCTTATCCAGTCGGTTCGAAGGGATATGGGAGCGGAAGATTTGGTTTTTCTAAAG aacttCCGATCCCTGAAGCAAAA GGCACAGTGGACAGCTGAGGATCCACACAAGGTGTCTGGAGCTCTCATCGACATGGGAAAGCACGTTGGCTGTCTGGGTTATAAAatctgggagaagatgcagaaTGAAATTCAGTATT TTCCTGTTATACTGGATCCCAACACGGTTTCTCCCTGGCTTGCCATGAGTCCTGACTATTCCAGCGTGAGAGACAGTCCAGAGAGACTGTCCGTTCCGGACAACCCGGAGCGGTTTGATCCGTGCGTCTTCGTCATGGGCTCCGAGGGCTTCTCGACCGGGCGTCACCGGTGGGATGTCTTCGTTGGCGACAACCCCAAGTGGATTCTTGGAGTGTGTAAGGAGTCCATCATACGCAAAAGGAAGTTCACGGTGACAACAACAGGAGGGGTGTGGACCATCGGGTTGAGTAAAGGGGTTTACAGTGCCCTGACGACCCCTCGCACGACGCTGACGGTGGAGAGACGTCCGGAGAAGATCAGAGTGAAGCTGAATATGGATAAAGGAGAGGTTTCGTTTTGGGATGCGGATCTGGCAAAGCATTTGTGCACCTTCACGGATAAGTTCCCCGGAAAGCTGTACCCTCTGTTTGGTCCCGGCCTTCACACCACGCCAATGGCCATCCAACCCGCCAATCTCAGCATCCACAAGCAATGA